The region GAAGGTCGATGGCTTTAGGGTCAGCAAACCCTCGACCTTGGTGCGCCCTGACAGGAAGAACACGCTGGCCGCGCCCAACCGGGCGACCAGGAGCAGCAGCGGATCTGGCAGCATCCGCCGCGTCAGGGTCGCCCCGTGGGTCAAGACGCTCATGATCACGATTTGGGGGTCAGCGAACCGGCGCCCTTGGGCGTCTTGATCTTGGTGCAGGTCCCCTTGTCGACGAGCTTCCAGGCGTTGCCCTGGTAGTCGACCTTGGAGGTGCCCGCGCAGGAGGTGCCGGGGCCGGCGGCGCAATCGTTCTGGCCCGCCAGGGAGACGCCGTAGCATTTTTCAGTGGGTTTGGCCGGGGCCGCGTGGGCGGCGCTGGTCAGCGCCAGGGCGATGGTCGCGGCGAGCACGGCATGGGAGGTCTGCATGGTAAGTCCTTCGAAGAGCCTCTTCGCCGCGCATCAAGCGATGGGGCGGCGCATGACCTTGCGAGGCGGACAGGGCGGGTCACCAACCTTCTTCGCCGTCCGGCTTGAGCGGGTTACAAAATCATCCCGCGCCGTCGCGCCGGAAAATATTCGCTCGTGGTCGTAACCGGCGGCCACAGCCCGACGAAGGGCTAGGTAAGGAGCATGAATGGCGGCGACTGAGGCCCAGCTCAAAGCGTGGATGAACGGCGGGCTGGACGGCGACGCCGCGGCTCATGCTGAGCTATTGGCCGCCCTCGTTCCCTTGCTGCAGGTGTTCTTTCGCAGGCGCTTGCGCGACGGCCATTCCGAAGTCGAGGATCTTGTGCAGGAAACCCTGATCGCCATTCACACCCGGCGCGAGAGCTATGACCGCGATCGCGTCTTGTCGGCATGGATCTTCTCGATCGCCCGCTACAAGCTGGTGGATCATTTTCGCCGTACCCGTCGCCACGTCCCCCTGGAAGGCCTGGAGGAAATCCTGATCGCCGAAGGCTTTGAGGAGGGCTCGAACGCGCGCGTGGACGTCAATCAGCTTTTGGGGGGCCTGCCCACCAAGCAGTCGCGCGCGATCAGGCAAACCCGCCTCGACGGGCTCAGCATCACGGAAGCTGCGTCTCAAAGCGGGCTTAGCGAGTCGGACGTGAAAATCTCCGTCCACCGCGGCCTAAAGGCTGTCGCCGCTCGCCTCAGCAGAGGTTCGCGATGAGCCACGATGATCTCATCCGCCAGCTGGCGAGCCATGTCCCCGCCGTGCCCCGCCGGGCCGCTGCGCGCCGCATTACGCGCGCCATTGTCGTGGGGGGCGTGATTACGCTGGGCCTGGTGCTGCTGGGCCTGGGCGTGCGCACGGACATCACGACGGCGGTCGCCACGGCGCCATTCTGGTACAAGGCCGCCTACACCGCGTCCTTTGCGATTTGCGGCGTCATCCTTTTGCTGCAGGTCGCGCGCCCCGACACGGCCCACCTGCGCTGGGCGTGGCTTTGGCTGGTTCCGCTCGCGGTCATGGGGCTGGCTTGCGTGCTTGAGCTGGCCCGCACACCCGCCTGGAAGTGGAGCGAGCGCCTCATGCATCCTCCGTGGGCCTGTCCGCTGATCGTCCTGATCTTGTCGGCGCCGGTCTTCGCCGGACTGGTTTGGGCTTTCCGTAGACTGGCCCCCACCAACCTGCCCCTGGCGGGGGCGGCGATCGGGCTGGCGTCCGGAGCGGTGGCCGCAACGCTCTACTGCCTCTATTGCGAGGCGGTCTCGCCGCTCTACATCTTCACGCGCTATACCCTCGGGATCGGATTGGCGACCGCCGCCGGCGCTCTGGTCGGGCCTCGCATGCTGCGCTGGTGAGCGATCAAACGAGGCGGCGGCGCGCTAGACCGTAGCCATCTCCTCCAGATAAAGCGCCTCCAGGTCCGCCGCGCCGATAGCGGCGCCCTTCAGAGTGCGGCGCAGGCGGCCGGCCCGCATCAGGCCGATCTGGTCGCCGACCGCTCGGGCCCGGAAGAGGTCGTGCGTGGCCATCAAGATCGCCGCGCCACGATCGCGCTGACGCACGATCAGGTCGTGAAACTCCGCCGAGGCCTGAGGATCCAGACCCGAGGTCGGCTCGTCGAGGAGCAGGGCCTTGGCGTCCTTGGCGATGGCCAGGGCGATGCCGACCTTCTGACGCATGCCCTTTGAGTACTCTCCAGCGCGCCGATCAGCGGCCTGGGCCTGCAGTCCCGCCTCCAGCAGACATTGGCGCAGGCGTAACGCCGAGCGCTCGGGAATTTGCGCCAGATCGGCCAGATAGGTCAGGTTCTCAAGACCGGTCAGCTCCTCGTAGAGGGTGACCTGTTCGGGGATGTAGAGCAGTTGCCTGCGCGCGCCTTGCGGATCGGCGTGAACCGCCACGCCCCCTACCCGCGCCTCGCCGGCCGAGGGGGCTATGAAGCCCAAGAAGAGCTTGATGGTCGTGCTCTTGCCCGCGCCGTTCGCGCCGAGCAGGCAGAAGATTTCTCCCGGAGCGACGGACAGGTCGAGCCCGTCGAGCGCCAAGTGGGAGCCATAGGTCTTGGTCAGTGCGACAGCGGTCAGCATGATGGAGTCCTAGAGAAGGTTGCGGCGGGCCAGGATCGCGGCCGAAAGGCCCGCGAGCGCGACGGTGAACAGCCCGATCAGCGCCAGGTCGCCCACGATGTGCGCAGCGCGCGGCGCGCGCGGTTCAGCGAAGACGAAGGCGGGAACCTTGCCGTAGTCCTCAGGGGTCATGATCGCGTCGGCGGCCAGACGATCGGCCAACCAGACCAGGGTCGTGCGCTTGAAAGCCAAGGCCTGATCCTGGAAGGCCATGGCGCGGTCAGCGTCCGACCCGGCCAGGCGGTCGAGCGCGTCCTGAGCGGCGACGGGGGCAAGCAACAAGCGCACCACGTCGAGCGCGGCGCGATGGCGATCTTGCTGCGCGCGATGGGCGTTCAATCGCGGCGCCATGCGCGCTTGGTATGTCAGACGATCGCTCATGAAGCTGCGAACGCGGTCCGGGATCGCGGGCGGCGGATCGCGCAAGGGCGCGGCCTCGCGCGCCTTGACCCGTGGCGCGATCTCGGCGCGGTAGGCCATGGCCGCGGCGCGCATGTCGTTGGCCAGGCGGGCCTGCGACGGCGGCGGGGCGGCAAGGTTCACCGTCGCCAGGGCCAAGGCCGGCCCCACCGCCACCAGGGCGATCCAGGCTGCGCCACAGGCGATGGCCGCTTCGGTCGAGCGGCGAGTCAGCAGGTTGGCGACCAGGGCGACGGCCACCCAAAAGGCCCCATAGACGAAAACGATCAGGCCAAGCGTCAAAAGCCCGGCTGCGTCGCGGCCTTGAGCCATCCACAAAACCGCCATGGACCATCCGGCCATGGGCGTCAGGATAAGAAGCGCCCGAGCCAAGGCTTTGGCGGCCAAGAGCAGGCCTGGCGCGACAGGCTGCGCCAGCAACAGCGAGGACAGCCCGCTCTCGCGTTCGCGATTCCACAGATCATAGCAGCCGGCCAGCACCAGCAGGGGCGCCAACACGACGAGCACGAAGGCCAGGTCCAGCCGCCCAGCCTGACGCACGGCTGGATTGTCGACATAGACCTTGAAGGCGTCGAACAGGGTCTCGTCGCCCAGCGGCTGAAAGCGCGCCGCATAGGGATAAGCCTCGGCCTGACCGATCGAGAGCGGTGAAAGCGCGCCCGGGTCGAGGGCGATATGGAACGAGGTGGTCTGGGGGGTCAGGAAGAAGGGGGCGGCGCCCGGCGGGGCCTTGGCCAAGAGCTCCATCTTGCGCGCCACCGAGGTATCGTACTCGGCCCGAACCTGGGCGACAGTCTGGGCGCGCTCGGCGGTCCAGATCGCGCCGCTCCAGGCGCCATAGGCGGCGAGGACGGCGAACACGGCCAAGATCCACGGCAGGGCGCGATCACGCAGGCCCCGGCGAAGCTCATGGCCCAGGATGGTGACAAAAGCGTTCAAAGGCTGCGCTCCAGACGTCGTCCCGACCACATGGCCAGGCCTGTGGCGGCCAGGACCCAAAGGGCGAGAATCAAAAGGTTCAGTCGCTGCGCGCGCCAAGTTTCCGCCAGATCGGGCCTTGGCGCCTTAAAGCGCAGATGTCGGGTGATGGCGTCGACATCGGCCATGTAGGGGGCGTCGCCTGGCGGGCGGTTTTTGATGATGTCGCGGTTGAGCGTCTGGATCAGTTCGTACCGGTAGGCTTCGGCGGCCATCAAAAAGCGTTGGTGCGCGGCCCAGTCAGTCTGGGCGTAGGCGGCCGAAAGGGGGCGCGCCGCCAGGGTCGGCGCCAGCAGAGCAAAACCTCGTTGCACGTCGGCCTGGGCGGCGTAGAGAGCGCGCAGGCGCTCATAGTGGCGGCGATAGGCCTTCGTGGAGTTTTCCTCACCAAACTCCAGCGCCACGCCCGACCAGTTGATCGGCAGGTCCTCGATATCGGTCACGCCATAACGTTGCAGGGTCTTAGCTTTCAGAGCGTCCAGCCGGGCGTCGGCCGGGTCATGGCCATTGGGTCCGTTCTTGGCTTCATCGCTCACCGCCTCCTCGAAGGCCGGAGCGGTCGGGGTGGGGTGGAGCTGTTCGGCCAAGGCCGGGACGACGCGCGGGGCCAGCAGGGTCGAGAGGGCCCAGACGGTGAGCATGACCGTCAGGCAAAGCCGCGCCGAAGCCAGGCGCGCCGAGACGCCGACCGTCAGGATGGCGAAGGCGCACAGGTAAAGCCCGTAGCCGGACGCCAAGATCGCAAGCGCGCTCCATCCGCCTTCGCCGGCGGCCAGCAGGGTCGCAGAGCCGGCCACACCAAAGAGCAGAACGACGCTCAGGGCCGCAAGGCAAAGGCCAAGGGCGCGGCCCAGCACCAGCCGCGTGGTCGAGGCGCCTGACGCAACCTCCTGGCGCAGACGATCGCGCGCCGCCTCGCCCGAGAAGGCGGTGAAGCCGGCCAGGATGATCAGCAAGGGCGCAACGACCTGCAGCGCCCAGGCGGGACTAAAGCCAGCAAAACGCGACAGCGCCGCACCGCCCTCGGAGGGTCGATCACGCGAAGGGTTCTGCGCATGGCTCTCCAGGCGAACGGACGTGCCCAGTTGGTCCATCAGCCCTGGATCAAAGGCCGCCAGGGGCGAGATGTCTGGATAGACATTGCGGCCAAAGTGCGCGGCCCCGTGCGGATTGGCCTGCCCCTGCGCCGCCCAGACTTCAGCATCCTGGGCCGCCGCGGCGGCCCGCTCTTCACGCAGGGTTTGGTGGCGAGCGTAGCCGGCGGCCAAGCTGGCGAAGGCCACCAGAAGAAGGATCGCGCCCGCCCAGGCCAGACGCCGGTCGCGCAGCATCAGGCGCAGTTGCGTGGCGGCCGCGGCGATGATGATCGAAGAGGGACGGGCCATGGCGCCGCCCCCTTAAAAGCGCGCGCGAAGCGCGACGGTGATGTTCCGCGGATCGCCGTAGGTGTTGTAGGTGTTGGGCCCGCCGATCCGAGCGTAATAGACCTTGTCGAACACGTTGTTGAGCGAGGCCGATAGGGCGATCTTGGGCGTTAAAGCATAGCCTGCGTGCAGGCTGAAGATGGCGTACGGGTCCTGCTCTCGCACCCCGGCCACCCCTGCCCCGATGAAGGTGCTTTGGGCGTGCATGCCCGCCGCGATCCATCCCCGGCTCCAGCCCGCGGCGCTTGGCGTGTACTTGGCGAAGGCCTTGAGGGTGTGCTTGGGCTCCCAGGTGTCGAAGGCAGCGCCCACCAGGCTGGCGTTGGAGTTGGCTAGGTGCTCGGTCTCGAGGAAGGAATAGCCGAACGAGAGATCCACGCCGGTCATCGGCCGGCCGGTGATCTCCAGATCGGCGCCGCGAACTTCAACCTCGCCCAGTTGTAGGAAGAAGCCCGGATGGGCCACGTCCGCGAAGGAGCGGTTTACGTCGCGCGTGCGGAAGATGGCGAGTG is a window of Caulobacter sp. NIBR2454 DNA encoding:
- a CDS encoding BufA1 family periplasmic bufferin-type metallophore is translated as MQTSHAVLAATIALALTSAAHAAPAKPTEKCYGVSLAGQNDCAAGPGTSCAGTSKVDYQGNAWKLVDKGTCTKIKTPKGAGSLTPKS
- a CDS encoding sigma-70 family RNA polymerase sigma factor: MAATEAQLKAWMNGGLDGDAAAHAELLAALVPLLQVFFRRRLRDGHSEVEDLVQETLIAIHTRRESYDRDRVLSAWIFSIARYKLVDHFRRTRRHVPLEGLEEILIAEGFEEGSNARVDVNQLLGGLPTKQSRAIRQTRLDGLSITEAASQSGLSESDVKISVHRGLKAVAARLSRGSR
- a CDS encoding DUF1109 domain-containing protein, translating into MSHDDLIRQLASHVPAVPRRAAARRITRAIVVGGVITLGLVLLGLGVRTDITTAVATAPFWYKAAYTASFAICGVILLLQVARPDTAHLRWAWLWLVPLAVMGLACVLELARTPAWKWSERLMHPPWACPLIVLILSAPVFAGLVWAFRRLAPTNLPLAGAAIGLASGAVAATLYCLYCEAVSPLYIFTRYTLGIGLATAAGALVGPRMLRW
- a CDS encoding ABC transporter ATP-binding protein; the encoded protein is MLTAVALTKTYGSHLALDGLDLSVAPGEIFCLLGANGAGKSTTIKLFLGFIAPSAGEARVGGVAVHADPQGARRQLLYIPEQVTLYEELTGLENLTYLADLAQIPERSALRLRQCLLEAGLQAQAADRRAGEYSKGMRQKVGIALAIAKDAKALLLDEPTSGLDPQASAEFHDLIVRQRDRGAAILMATHDLFRARAVGDQIGLMRAGRLRRTLKGAAIGAADLEALYLEEMATV
- a CDS encoding ABC transporter permease subunit, with product MNAFVTILGHELRRGLRDRALPWILAVFAVLAAYGAWSGAIWTAERAQTVAQVRAEYDTSVARKMELLAKAPPGAAPFFLTPQTTSFHIALDPGALSPLSIGQAEAYPYAARFQPLGDETLFDAFKVYVDNPAVRQAGRLDLAFVLVVLAPLLVLAGCYDLWNRERESGLSSLLLAQPVAPGLLLAAKALARALLILTPMAGWSMAVLWMAQGRDAAGLLTLGLIVFVYGAFWVAVALVANLLTRRSTEAAIACGAAWIALVAVGPALALATVNLAAPPPSQARLANDMRAAAMAYRAEIAPRVKAREAAPLRDPPPAIPDRVRSFMSDRLTYQARMAPRLNAHRAQQDRHRAALDVVRLLLAPVAAQDALDRLAGSDADRAMAFQDQALAFKRTTLVWLADRLAADAIMTPEDYGKVPAFVFAEPRAPRAAHIVGDLALIGLFTVALAGLSAAILARRNLL
- a CDS encoding DUF3526 domain-containing protein; translated protein: MARPSSIIIAAAATQLRLMLRDRRLAWAGAILLLVAFASLAAGYARHQTLREERAAAAAQDAEVWAAQGQANPHGAAHFGRNVYPDISPLAAFDPGLMDQLGTSVRLESHAQNPSRDRPSEGGAALSRFAGFSPAWALQVVAPLLIILAGFTAFSGEAARDRLRQEVASGASTTRLVLGRALGLCLAALSVVLLFGVAGSATLLAAGEGGWSALAILASGYGLYLCAFAILTVGVSARLASARLCLTVMLTVWALSTLLAPRVVPALAEQLHPTPTAPAFEEAVSDEAKNGPNGHDPADARLDALKAKTLQRYGVTDIEDLPINWSGVALEFGEENSTKAYRRHYERLRALYAAQADVQRGFALLAPTLAARPLSAAYAQTDWAAHQRFLMAAEAYRYELIQTLNRDIIKNRPPGDAPYMADVDAITRHLRFKAPRPDLAETWRAQRLNLLILALWVLAATGLAMWSGRRLERSL